One Chryseobacterium indoltheticum DNA segment encodes these proteins:
- a CDS encoding GNAT family N-acetyltransferase, producing MKPELENIPLVKNEEKKRFEIELNSHFAFIDYKETSQQISLIHTEAEPELAGTGAAAAVVEKSLIYIEESGKKLLPFCPYVFAYIKKNPEWKRIVDQRFEGYDKL from the coding sequence ATGAAACCAGAACTTGAAAATATTCCATTAGTAAAAAACGAAGAAAAGAAAAGATTTGAAATTGAGCTAAACAGCCATTTTGCATTTATTGACTATAAAGAAACAAGTCAGCAAATATCCCTGATCCATACGGAAGCCGAGCCTGAATTGGCAGGAACCGGAGCCGCCGCTGCGGTAGTAGAAAAATCCTTGATTTATATAGAAGAAAGCGGCAAAAAGTTGCTTCCGTTCTGTCCGTATGTTTTTGCATACATCAAAAAAAATCCTGAATGGAAACGTATTGTAGACCAAAGATTTGAGGGTTACGACAAACTTTAA
- a CDS encoding pirin family protein, producing MTTKKVEIVISPKPAHFVGDGFRVHNFIPSVPRLDMKRMDPFIMLDYNSKFHFNGSETPRGVGVHPHRGFETVTIAYEGKVEHHDSAGGGGIIGEGDIQWMTAASGILHKEYHEKEWSKTGGIFQMVQLWVNLPAKDKMSKPKYQAIKNSEIKRADLGENGFVEIIAGEYQNIKGSATTFSPVNLMNAKLKSGGKAEFNFRANFNTAALVIEGSILVNGEEKVSANHFVLFENEGENFTIEATEDTVVLILSGEPLNEPIFPHGPFVMNSREEIMQAFEDFNTGKFGYLED from the coding sequence ATGACAACAAAAAAAGTAGAAATAGTAATCTCGCCAAAGCCTGCGCATTTTGTGGGCGATGGTTTCAGAGTACACAATTTTATTCCGAGCGTTCCTCGTTTAGATATGAAGAGAATGGATCCTTTTATCATGCTCGATTATAATTCTAAATTTCATTTCAATGGCTCAGAAACACCTCGCGGGGTTGGAGTACATCCACACAGAGGTTTCGAAACCGTTACCATTGCGTATGAAGGTAAAGTAGAACATCATGACAGTGCAGGCGGTGGCGGTATTATTGGTGAAGGAGACATACAGTGGATGACTGCAGCAAGTGGAATTTTACATAAAGAATATCATGAAAAAGAATGGTCAAAAACCGGAGGAATTTTTCAGATGGTGCAGCTTTGGGTAAACCTTCCTGCCAAAGATAAAATGAGCAAGCCAAAATATCAGGCGATTAAAAACTCAGAAATAAAAAGAGCAGATTTAGGTGAAAACGGATTTGTAGAAATTATTGCCGGAGAATATCAAAATATAAAAGGTTCTGCCACAACATTCAGTCCTGTCAATTTGATGAATGCTAAATTAAAATCAGGTGGAAAAGCAGAATTTAATTTTCGAGCAAATTTTAATACCGCAGCTTTGGTAATTGAAGGAAGTATTTTGGTCAACGGTGAAGAAAAAGTATCAGCTAATCATTTCGTTTTGTTTGAAAATGAAGGTGAAAACTTTACTATTGAAGCAACAGAAGATACAGTTGTGTTAATTCTAAGTGGGGAACCTTTAAATGAACCTATTTTTCCACACGGTCCTTTTGTAATGAACAGCAGAGAAGAAATCATGCAGGCTTTTGAAGATTTCAATACCGGAAAATTCGGGTATTTGGAAGACTAA
- a CDS encoding MFS transporter, which produces MPAQISTRQTVKKVLPLILATAIFMQMLDSTILNTSLPSIAKDLNESPLNMQNAIISYVLTLAVFMPASGFLADRFGTRRVFIFALVLFSLGSVFCALSQNLTHLVISRVIQGVGGSLMTPVGKLALIKTFNRNELLKAMNFAIVPALIGPVLGPLVGGYMVDYLSWHWIFLINIPIGVLGIVLGLKYMPNYNAREIDFDLKGFMIFAAASLLLSVSLELFGDIQNITPVLLVFILGFLFLYYYYRHAKRGNNPIFPLSLFQVRTFRVGIIGNLATRLGISSVPLLLPLMIQIAYGQSAVISGWIIAPMALTAMFGKSSVIKILNKFGYRRTLMVNTFIIGVLICCLAIPDIHTSIYWFVPVIAILGFFNSIQFTSMNTISIADLRNFQTSSGNSLISVNQQLAIGFGIAFGLIVLKIYENSPDLIRHETHNAFRYTFLTVGILTILSSLVFRRLHTFDGRNMKSQE; this is translated from the coding sequence ATGCCCGCACAAATTTCTACCCGACAAACTGTAAAAAAAGTTCTCCCGTTGATTTTAGCAACTGCTATTTTTATGCAGATGCTAGATTCTACAATCCTCAATACTTCCCTGCCTTCAATCGCTAAAGATTTGAATGAATCTCCACTTAATATGCAAAATGCAATTATCAGTTATGTGTTGACACTTGCCGTTTTCATGCCTGCAAGCGGATTTTTGGCAGACCGTTTCGGAACGAGAAGAGTTTTCATCTTTGCTTTGGTGCTTTTTAGTTTAGGTTCTGTGTTTTGTGCGCTTTCTCAAAACCTTACTCATTTGGTTATTTCAAGGGTTATTCAGGGAGTTGGTGGAAGTTTGATGACTCCTGTTGGAAAACTGGCTTTAATCAAAACTTTTAACCGAAATGAATTACTCAAAGCTATGAATTTTGCTATCGTTCCTGCATTGATTGGTCCTGTTCTCGGCCCGCTTGTAGGAGGTTATATGGTAGATTATCTTTCGTGGCACTGGATCTTTCTTATCAACATTCCAATCGGGGTTTTAGGAATTGTTTTAGGCTTAAAATATATGCCCAATTACAATGCACGGGAAATCGATTTTGATCTGAAAGGCTTTATGATTTTTGCAGCAGCCTCTCTCCTGCTTTCTGTTTCTCTCGAACTTTTCGGAGATATACAGAATATCACGCCGGTTTTACTCGTTTTCATATTAGGATTTTTGTTTCTGTATTATTATTACAGGCATGCAAAAAGAGGGAATAACCCTATTTTTCCTTTAAGTTTATTTCAGGTTCGTACATTTCGTGTAGGAATTATCGGAAATCTGGCAACAAGATTAGGGATCAGTTCTGTTCCTCTTTTACTGCCATTAATGATTCAGATTGCTTATGGACAATCAGCCGTAATTTCGGGATGGATTATTGCACCGATGGCATTAACAGCCATGTTTGGTAAATCTTCCGTCATTAAAATTTTAAATAAATTTGGCTACAGACGAACATTAATGGTCAATACATTTATTATCGGAGTCTTAATTTGCTGTCTTGCCATTCCGGATATTCACACTTCAATATATTGGTTTGTTCCTGTGATTGCGATCCTAGGATTTTTTAATTCTATTCAGTTCACATCAATGAATACCATTTCTATAGCAGATCTACGAAACTTCCAGACCAGCAGCGGAAACTCTTTGATTTCGGTTAATCAACAATTAGCGATCGGATTCGGAATTGCATTTGGTTTAATTGTTTTAAAAATTTACGAAAACAGCCCCGATTTAATCAGACACGAAACCCACAACGCGTTTCGCTACACTTTCCTTACCGTAGGAATTTTAACGATTTTATCAAGCTTAGTTTTCAGAAGGCTGCATACGTTCGATGGCAGAAACATGAAATCCCAAGAATAA
- a CDS encoding GNAT family N-acetyltransferase, whose protein sequence is MIPEQYFPHLQVYIISENNDPKGFGAVSEDTLEMLFVHNDARGNGLGKILYQYLHDKTGCTKVDVNEQNPQAIGFYEKMGFRKTGRSDKDGSGKDYPLIHMSL, encoded by the coding sequence GTGATTCCTGAACAGTATTTCCCCCACCTTCAGGTTTATATCATTTCCGAAAATAACGATCCGAAAGGTTTTGGCGCAGTTTCAGAAGATACTTTAGAAATGCTTTTTGTACATAATGATGCTCGTGGAAATGGTTTAGGAAAAATTCTTTATCAATATTTGCATGATAAAACTGGTTGTACAAAAGTAGATGTGAACGAGCAAAATCCGCAGGCAATAGGATTCTATGAAAAAATGGGATTCAGAAAAACAGGAAGATCAGACAAAGATGGTTCGGGTAAAGATTATCCGTTGATTCACATGAGTCTGTAA
- a CDS encoding NAD(P)H-dependent flavin oxidoreductase: MLFSETISEILKVKYPIIQAPMFGVSTPEMVEAAAKAECLGSLALADLSAEKSVELIRKTKSLTNRPFAVNIFVHQIPEITDELKQQYSKTKKHLENLTQENNMEIDLPELESLKINSYHEQIDAIIDENCEILSFTFGNLDHQSIQKLKENGTILIGTCTSVEEALALEKSGIDIICVQGIEAGGHRGSFVSENIPQIGGFSLLSQVNDSVKVPLIYAGGIYNGKTLAAAKQLGAQGVQVGSILLSSNESALQDFEKKRLKNVNEKDIVLTKSFSGRYARGIKNKFIETIENSEYILPYPYQNKLTGEMRRIARTVKNDEFVNLWVGQSIIDYSELSTQVILEKLIQEY; the protein is encoded by the coding sequence ATGCTTTTTTCAGAAACCATCAGTGAAATCTTAAAGGTAAAATATCCAATTATACAAGCGCCAATGTTTGGAGTAAGCACTCCGGAAATGGTTGAAGCTGCTGCAAAAGCAGAATGTTTGGGTTCATTGGCTTTGGCAGATCTTTCCGCTGAAAAGTCTGTTGAATTGATTCGTAAAACCAAATCACTGACAAATCGACCTTTTGCGGTTAATATTTTTGTTCATCAAATTCCTGAAATTACCGATGAATTAAAACAACAATATTCTAAGACGAAAAAACATCTTGAAAACTTGACTCAGGAAAATAATATGGAGATTGATCTTCCTGAATTAGAAAGCTTGAAAATCAATTCTTATCATGAGCAAATTGATGCCATTATCGATGAGAACTGTGAAATTCTGAGCTTTACTTTTGGAAATCTTGACCATCAAAGCATTCAGAAATTAAAAGAAAACGGAACAATTTTAATTGGAACCTGTACTTCTGTAGAAGAAGCTTTGGCTCTTGAAAAATCGGGAATTGATATTATTTGCGTTCAGGGAATAGAAGCCGGAGGTCATAGAGGAAGTTTTGTTTCGGAAAATATTCCTCAGATCGGTGGATTTTCTTTGCTTTCTCAGGTTAATGATTCTGTAAAAGTTCCTCTCATTTATGCAGGCGGAATTTATAACGGAAAAACTTTGGCTGCTGCAAAACAATTGGGCGCACAAGGCGTTCAGGTGGGAAGTATTTTATTATCTTCAAATGAGAGTGCTTTACAGGATTTTGAAAAAAAAAGACTAAAGAATGTTAATGAAAAGGATATTGTTTTAACGAAAAGTTTTTCGGGGCGCTACGCAAGAGGAATTAAAAATAAATTTATTGAAACGATTGAAAATTCAGAATATATTTTACCTTATCCATATCAAAATAAATTGACTGGAGAAATGAGAAGAATTGCAAGAACGGTGAAAAATGATGAGTTTGTCAATCTTTGGGTAGGACAATCGATTATCGATTACAGCGAACTTTCAACCCAAGTTATTTTAGAGAAATTAATTCAGGAATATTAA
- a CDS encoding UDP-N-acetylmuramate--L-alanine ligase, with the protein MRTHFIAIGGSAMHNLAIALKDKGYHVTGSDDAIFEPSKSRLEKKGILPEELGWFPEKITSDIDAVILGMHAHQDNPELAKAKELGLKIYSYPEFLYEQSKNKTRVVIAGSHGKTTITSMILHVLNFHQKDVDYMVGAQLEGFDCMVKLTEDNDFMVLEGDEYLSSPIDLRSKFLLYQPNIALMSGIAWDHINVFKTFDDYIEQFRRFVASITPGGVLVYNEEDAEVVKVVENAENYFRKIPYKTPEYEISNGKVLLKTEMGDIPLSVFGAHNLLNLEGARHICHTLGIMDEDFYDAIMSFKGASKRLEKVEREDKGILYKDFAHAPSKVKAAVKAFCEQFKNEKKYGFLELHTYSSLNPVFLEQYDHAMDGLEEAIVFYSEDALKIKRMEPISPDLIKEKFKNENLKVFTNAEELHAYWDLLDKTKGVYMMMSSGNFGGLDLTK; encoded by the coding sequence TTGAGAACTCATTTTATTGCTATTGGCGGAAGCGCAATGCACAACCTTGCAATTGCACTTAAAGATAAAGGATATCACGTAACAGGTTCAGATGATGCTATTTTTGAACCTTCAAAATCAAGATTAGAAAAAAAAGGAATTCTTCCCGAAGAGTTGGGTTGGTTTCCTGAAAAAATCACGTCTGATATTGATGCTGTAATCCTTGGAATGCACGCTCATCAAGACAATCCCGAATTGGCAAAAGCAAAAGAATTAGGTTTAAAAATATATTCTTATCCTGAGTTTCTTTACGAACAATCAAAAAATAAAACCAGAGTTGTCATCGCCGGTTCTCATGGAAAAACAACCATCACTTCGATGATTCTTCACGTGCTGAATTTCCATCAGAAAGATGTAGATTATATGGTGGGAGCTCAGTTGGAGGGTTTCGACTGTATGGTAAAACTGACCGAAGACAACGATTTTATGGTTTTGGAAGGTGATGAATACCTTTCCTCTCCTATCGATCTGCGTTCAAAATTCCTTTTATATCAGCCAAATATCGCTTTAATGAGCGGAATTGCATGGGATCACATCAATGTTTTCAAAACATTTGACGATTACATTGAGCAGTTCAGAAGATTTGTGGCTAGCATTACGCCGGGTGGAGTTTTGGTGTATAACGAAGAAGATGCAGAAGTCGTAAAAGTGGTAGAAAATGCTGAAAATTATTTCAGAAAAATACCATATAAAACTCCTGAATATGAAATCAGTAACGGAAAAGTCCTTCTTAAAACAGAAATGGGCGATATTCCGCTTTCTGTTTTTGGAGCGCACAATTTATTAAATCTTGAAGGTGCAAGACACATTTGCCACACGTTAGGGATTATGGATGAAGATTTCTACGATGCTATTATGAGTTTTAAAGGAGCTTCAAAGCGTCTCGAAAAAGTTGAAAGAGAAGACAAAGGAATTCTTTATAAAGATTTCGCACACGCTCCAAGCAAAGTAAAAGCTGCGGTGAAAGCATTCTGCGAACAGTTTAAAAATGAAAAAAAATACGGTTTTCTTGAGCTTCACACCTATTCAAGTTTAAATCCTGTTTTCCTTGAGCAATATGATCACGCCATGGACGGATTGGAGGAAGCCATTGTTTTCTATTCTGAAGATGCTTTAAAAATTAAAAGAATGGAGCCGATTTCTCCAGATTTAATTAAAGAGAAATTCAAAAATGAAAACCTGAAAGTGTTTACGAATGCTGAAGAACTTCACGCCTATTGGGATTTACTTGATAAAACCAAAGGTGTTTATATGATGATGAGCTCCGGTAATTTCGGTGGTTTAGATTTAACCAAATAA
- a CDS encoding lysophospholipid acyltransferase family protein translates to MAKKNIFTDSFGTPYFLKRLIIFILGIVSYRRFNGFNKLKITGTENLLDLPDSNVLFVSNHQTYFADVAAMYHAFCAVNNGYLDTIKNPIYLLNPRVDFYYVAAEETMNKGILPKIFKIAGAVTVKRTWRAEGKNVNRMVDLGEIDNIMKALDNGWVATFPQGTTAAFAQGRKGTAKLVKNQRPIVIPIKINGFRRAFDKKGLRVKVTGVKPTMEFKKPLDIDYDKENAQQILLKIMTAIEQTEDFNILHTYDEEIKAKKSEQNNSQN, encoded by the coding sequence ATGGCGAAAAAGAACATTTTTACCGATTCATTCGGAACACCTTATTTTTTAAAAAGATTAATCATTTTCATTCTGGGAATTGTTTCTTACAGAAGATTCAATGGCTTCAATAAGCTAAAAATTACCGGAACCGAAAATTTGCTTGATCTTCCGGATTCTAATGTACTTTTTGTATCAAATCATCAAACCTACTTTGCTGATGTTGCAGCAATGTATCATGCATTTTGTGCCGTAAATAATGGGTATTTAGATACTATAAAAAATCCTATTTACCTTTTAAACCCAAGAGTAGATTTTTATTATGTTGCTGCCGAAGAAACGATGAATAAGGGTATTCTTCCAAAAATATTTAAAATTGCAGGTGCAGTTACTGTAAAAAGAACCTGGAGAGCGGAAGGTAAAAACGTCAACAGAATGGTAGATCTCGGTGAGATCGACAATATTATGAAGGCCTTAGACAATGGTTGGGTAGCAACATTTCCGCAAGGTACTACTGCAGCTTTTGCTCAGGGAAGAAAAGGAACGGCAAAATTGGTTAAAAACCAGCGCCCGATTGTAATTCCTATTAAAATAAACGGCTTCAGAAGAGCCTTTGACAAGAAAGGACTTCGTGTAAAAGTAACCGGAGTAAAACCGACAATGGAGTTTAAAAAACCTTTGGATATTGACTACGACAAAGAAAATGCACAGCAGATTCTTCTTAAAATAATGACGGCCATTGAGCAGACCGAAGACTTTAATATTCTACACACTTATGATGAAGAAATTAAGGCCAAAAAGTCTGAACAAAATAATTCACAAAACTAA
- a CDS encoding NUDIX hydrolase produces the protein MESFGKDLLRKIKNAGLAGANAHGIFSPPSRPVFTYDQVLEKNPKFAAVNIVLYLKDNEWYFPLIVRSENERDRHSGQISLPGGKREELDKDFAQTAIRETSEEIGIEKHYVRIIRELSPIYIPPSNFYVYPFISYTKKNPEFILQQSEAVEVIEFPITSFLNLPDSPEIMALPGAGGHEVPVINFNGYIIWGATAMILSEFSQLIKKM, from the coding sequence ATGGAAAGTTTTGGTAAAGATCTTTTAAGAAAAATAAAAAATGCAGGGTTGGCCGGCGCCAATGCCCACGGAATTTTCTCACCGCCTTCACGCCCCGTGTTCACCTATGATCAGGTTTTAGAGAAAAATCCGAAATTTGCAGCCGTAAATATCGTTTTATATCTAAAAGATAATGAGTGGTACTTCCCGCTGATTGTAAGATCCGAAAACGAAAGAGACCGCCACAGCGGACAAATTTCTCTTCCCGGCGGAAAGCGCGAAGAGTTGGATAAAGATTTTGCCCAAACCGCAATCCGCGAAACTTCAGAAGAAATTGGCATCGAAAAACATTATGTGAGAATTATAAGGGAGCTCTCCCCTATTTATATTCCGCCAAGTAATTTTTATGTTTATCCTTTTATTTCGTATACCAAAAAAAATCCTGAATTTATTCTTCAGCAAAGTGAAGCTGTCGAAGTGATAGAATTTCCTATCACCTCATTCTTAAACTTACCAGACAGTCCGGAAATTATGGCACTTCCCGGCGCTGGCGGACATGAAGTTCCGGTAATAAATTTTAACGGATACATTATTTGGGGAGCCACAGCGATGATCCTGAGCGAATTCAGCCAGTTGATTAAAAAAATGTAA
- a CDS encoding IS982 family transposase: protein MILKDQITNIFVQVDDFCKEFDSQIKQMKFQALGDEKKRRNRRSMMSDSEIITIMIGFHLGAHKTFKHYYREIVCGYWKNLFPKALSYNRFIELQQRSFVVFALFLKEKCLGKCTGICFMDSTTLKVCRNQRIHNHKVFKGLAERGKSSMGWFYGFKLHLVCNEKGELLSFYLTKGNVDDRNPKHIKKMTEQLFGKLFADKGYLSKALWEMLFADGIQLFTKLRKNMKNHIMKMEDKILLRKRAIIETINDELKNHCQVEHTRHRSVNNFMMNILGSLSAYCFFPKKPSLNLKKVNDGQLFLSFA from the coding sequence ATGATTCTGAAAGACCAAATTACAAATATTTTTGTACAAGTTGACGATTTTTGTAAAGAATTTGACTCCCAAATCAAACAAATGAAGTTTCAGGCGCTGGGAGATGAAAAGAAGAGAAGAAACAGAAGATCTATGATGTCCGATTCTGAAATCATTACCATCATGATCGGTTTTCATCTCGGTGCACACAAAACATTTAAGCATTACTACCGGGAAATAGTGTGTGGCTACTGGAAAAATTTGTTTCCAAAAGCCCTTTCCTACAATAGATTTATAGAACTTCAGCAAAGAAGTTTTGTGGTTTTTGCATTGTTTCTGAAAGAAAAATGTTTGGGTAAATGCACGGGAATATGCTTTATGGACAGTACCACTTTGAAGGTTTGTAGAAACCAAAGGATACACAATCATAAAGTTTTCAAAGGTTTGGCAGAACGCGGAAAATCTTCAATGGGCTGGTTTTATGGGTTTAAACTGCATCTGGTTTGTAATGAAAAAGGAGAACTTCTATCTTTTTATTTAACGAAAGGGAATGTTGATGACCGAAATCCAAAACATATTAAAAAAATGACAGAGCAGCTTTTTGGAAAACTCTTTGCCGACAAAGGATATCTTTCCAAGGCTCTTTGGGAGATGCTTTTTGCTGATGGGATCCAGCTTTTCACAAAGCTTCGTAAGAATATGAAAAATCATATCATGAAAATGGAAGACAAGATTTTGCTTCGAAAAAGAGCTATCATTGAGACGATAAATGATGAATTAAAGAATCACTGCCAAGTGGAACACACCAGACATCGAAGCGTGAATAATTTTATGATGAATATTTTAGGAAGTCTTTCAGCATATTGCTTTTTCCCAAAAAAACCATCATTAAACTTGAAAAAAGTAAATGATGGTCAATTATTTTTAAGCTTCGCTTAA
- a CDS encoding Rne/Rng family ribonuclease, producing the protein MKKELIVSHEDDLTKIALLEDGRLCELHEEEDKNDFVVGDLFIGKVKKLAPNLNAAFVNIGYDKDAFLHYQDLGPQYLTYRKFLKDSVSKKQVSSGLKNFEIQPEIDKNGTVDKIIAKDDIVLLQITKEPISTKGPRISTQISLTGRFLVLIPFDNKVSISKKISSSEEKIRLRTLIDSIKPEGFGVIIRTVAEGKKVADLHNDMNQLIQKWENTFKNIQKNKVPSKVLSEDDKASSILRDNFNQDFVNVFCDDEQMVDEMKNYLEVIAPERKNIVQFYDSHIPLLEYYNVEKQLKQSFGKHVNIPSSKGAYLVIEHTEALHVIDVNSGNNITAGNSANKEHALHVNKMAATEIARQLRLRDMGGIIVIDFIDMTNPDHRRDLYEHFKTEMSRDKARHKILPPSKFGLIQITRQRNRPEKQIDTKEENPNKDGEIVAPIVIVEKMGDTIRTIMQKEKGKLFLHVHPFVEAYLTKGLKSIQMKWFLKYKKWVTIIPRDSFKYLEYKIYNSKKEELSGYSN; encoded by the coding sequence ATGAAGAAAGAACTAATAGTTTCGCATGAAGATGATCTTACAAAGATTGCTTTACTGGAGGATGGAAGACTATGTGAACTTCATGAGGAAGAAGACAAAAATGATTTTGTAGTAGGAGATCTGTTTATAGGAAAAGTAAAAAAACTTGCCCCCAACCTTAATGCCGCATTTGTAAATATCGGATACGACAAAGATGCATTCTTGCATTATCAGGATTTGGGACCGCAATACCTTACTTACCGAAAATTTTTAAAAGATTCGGTATCCAAAAAGCAGGTTTCATCAGGCTTGAAAAACTTTGAGATTCAGCCTGAAATCGACAAAAACGGGACTGTAGATAAGATCATCGCCAAAGATGATATCGTTTTATTACAAATTACCAAGGAGCCAATCTCCACAAAAGGACCCAGAATTTCTACCCAAATTTCTTTAACAGGACGTTTTTTGGTTTTGATACCTTTCGACAATAAAGTTTCAATATCAAAAAAAATAAGCAGTTCTGAAGAAAAAATAAGACTTCGCACCCTGATCGACAGTATAAAACCGGAAGGTTTTGGGGTCATCATCAGAACAGTAGCAGAAGGAAAGAAAGTAGCTGATCTCCATAATGATATGAATCAACTGATTCAGAAATGGGAGAATACTTTTAAGAATATTCAGAAAAACAAAGTACCTTCTAAAGTCTTGAGCGAAGATGATAAAGCATCATCGATCTTGAGAGATAACTTTAATCAGGATTTTGTAAATGTCTTTTGCGATGACGAGCAAATGGTAGACGAAATGAAAAATTATCTGGAAGTGATAGCTCCGGAACGAAAAAACATCGTTCAGTTCTATGACTCCCATATTCCTCTTCTCGAATATTATAATGTAGAAAAACAGCTTAAACAAAGCTTTGGAAAACATGTAAATATTCCTAGTTCAAAAGGCGCCTATCTGGTTATAGAACACACAGAAGCGCTGCACGTAATCGACGTCAATTCCGGAAATAATATTACCGCCGGAAACAGTGCCAATAAAGAGCATGCACTGCATGTAAATAAAATGGCAGCCACAGAAATAGCAAGACAATTGCGTCTTCGCGATATGGGAGGCATCATTGTGATCGATTTTATCGACATGACCAATCCCGATCACAGAAGAGATTTGTATGAGCATTTTAAAACAGAAATGAGCCGAGACAAAGCACGTCACAAGATTTTACCACCAAGTAAATTTGGATTGATACAAATCACAAGACAAAGAAACCGTCCGGAAAAACAGATCGACACCAAAGAAGAAAACCCCAACAAAGACGGAGAAATAGTAGCTCCGATCGTGATTGTTGAGAAAATGGGAGACACCATCAGAACCATTATGCAGAAAGAAAAAGGAAAACTTTTCCTGCATGTACACCCTTTCGTAGAAGCTTACCTTACTAAAGGTCTTAAAAGCATCCAGATGAAGTGGTTTTTGAAGTATAAAAAATGGGTCACCATTATCCCAAGGGATTCTTTCAAGTACTTAGAATACAAAATCTACAATTCTAAAAAAGAAGAATTGAGCGGATATTCTAATTAA
- a CDS encoding HU family DNA-binding protein yields the protein MTKAELVNTISNKLGTEKNETQKVVEAFMQEIRTSMYNGDNVYLRGFGSFIVKTRAAKTGRNISKNTAIEIPAHNIPAFKPSKSFVEKVKTKVAVK from the coding sequence ATGACAAAGGCAGAATTGGTAAACACCATCTCAAATAAATTGGGGACCGAAAAGAATGAAACACAGAAAGTTGTAGAAGCTTTTATGCAGGAGATCAGAACTTCTATGTACAATGGAGACAATGTTTACTTAAGAGGTTTTGGATCTTTCATAGTGAAGACAAGAGCAGCAAAAACGGGAAGAAACATCTCTAAGAACACTGCAATAGAAATTCCTGCACATAATATCCCTGCTTTCAAGCCATCAAAATCTTTTGTGGAGAAAGTAAAAACTAAGGTTGCAGTAAAATAA
- a CDS encoding response regulator transcription factor, translating to MSKLLTNTVRFSIADSDFYFKKIMIKTLLENPFNMLLNDCNNGHELINRIYRKQEDVFIIELFMPVLSGMEAIKFIRKNNSETPIITYSGTYQEDMADILDKIPNVYYCQKNSNIIKDIIKGQITSQEFDYPAYSENWKQQPLAVQEYMSRQKKSQEELSSTEILLMKFCYEGFSNKEIGEKLNLSTRTIDTYINRLTEKLGLKTKLHLIRFCVENGYYNSSM from the coding sequence ATGAGTAAACTACTGACCAATACGGTAAGATTTTCTATTGCCGACAGCGATTTTTATTTTAAAAAAATAATGATCAAAACGCTGTTGGAAAACCCATTCAATATGCTACTAAATGACTGTAATAACGGCCATGAGCTCATTAATCGGATCTACAGAAAGCAAGAAGATGTTTTCATCATCGAGCTGTTTATGCCCGTGCTCAGCGGGATGGAAGCCATAAAGTTTATCCGGAAAAATAATAGTGAAACCCCAATTATCACCTATTCCGGAACTTATCAGGAAGACATGGCAGATATTTTAGATAAAATCCCCAATGTCTATTACTGCCAGAAAAACAGCAATATTATAAAAGACATCATCAAGGGACAAATTACCTCCCAGGAATTTGATTATCCTGCGTATTCTGAAAATTGGAAACAACAGCCTTTGGCAGTTCAGGAATATATGAGTCGCCAGAAAAAAAGTCAGGAAGAGCTTTCTTCGACAGAAATTTTGCTAATGAAATTCTGCTATGAAGGTTTCAGTAATAAAGAAATTGGTGAAAAGCTCAATCTAAGCACACGTACCATCGATACGTACATCAACAGACTTACAGAAAAACTTGGTTTAAAAACAAAACTGCATCTCATTCGCTTCTGTGTAGAGAACGGATATTACAATTCCAGCATGTAA